One window from the genome of Bacillus tianshenii encodes:
- a CDS encoding PRD domain-containing protein, producing the protein MKDTLSIKKVLNNNVLITDHPSHNEVVLIGKGIGFGKKSGDTITPESAEKIYVLENEQEQEQYKQLLPLIDEQLIIVMNEIIHYIEEQVQGSLNEHIHVALTDHISFAIKRHEQGLDLHNPFLIETETLYPKEYHIAEQVIKIVNERIGVDLPEGEIGFVALHIYSARTNTDLSEVNQYSQLISKLINIIESSLKIKIDNESVSYLRLVRHLRSTIERVKNGEKIEEPEKFTLLLKEEYPICYNLSWKVIKVMQQFLNEKVYEAEAVYLTMHLQRLTKK; encoded by the coding sequence ATGAAGGACACATTATCTATAAAAAAAGTGCTGAATAACAATGTGTTAATTACCGACCATCCTTCTCATAATGAAGTGGTATTGATTGGAAAAGGGATCGGTTTTGGTAAAAAGTCTGGAGATACCATTACACCTGAATCGGCTGAAAAAATATATGTACTCGAAAATGAGCAAGAACAAGAGCAATATAAGCAGCTTCTTCCATTAATTGATGAACAATTAATTATTGTCATGAATGAAATTATTCATTATATAGAAGAACAAGTACAAGGAAGTTTGAATGAGCATATTCATGTTGCGTTAACCGACCACATATCATTTGCAATCAAACGTCATGAGCAGGGGTTGGATTTGCACAATCCATTCCTAATTGAGACGGAGACACTATATCCGAAAGAGTATCATATTGCTGAGCAAGTTATTAAGATTGTAAACGAACGAATTGGTGTTGATCTTCCTGAAGGTGAAATTGGATTCGTTGCTCTTCACATCTATAGTGCAAGGACAAATACTGATTTATCAGAGGTTAATCAATATTCTCAGTTAATAAGCAAGCTAATTAACATTATTGAAAGTAGCTTGAAAATTAAAATTGATAATGAGAGTGTAAGTTATCTACGGCTTGTACGTCATCTCCGTTCTACGATAGAAAGGGTGAAGAATGGAGAAAAAATTGAAGAGCCAGAAAAATTCACTTTATTATTGAAAGAAGAATACCCAATCTGTTATAATTTATCGTGGAAAGTGATAAAAGTGATGCAGCAATTTTTAAATGAAAAGGTTTACGAAGCTGAAGCCGTGTATTTAACAATGCACTTGCAAAGGCTTACGAAAAAATAA
- a CDS encoding phosphocarrier protein HPr, with protein MAEKTFTVTSETGIHARPATTLVNTAGKYESDINLEYNGKKVNLKSIMGVMSLGIGKGAEVKVVATGDDENEALSAIEDIMKNEGLGE; from the coding sequence ATGGCTGAAAAAACATTTACAGTAACGAGTGAAACAGGTATTCATGCACGTCCAGCAACTACTTTAGTTAATACAGCAGGTAAATATGAATCAGATATTAACCTTGAATATAATGGAAAGAAAGTAAACTTAAAATCAATCATGGGTGTAATGTCTCTTGGTATCGGTAAAGGGGCAGAAGTGAAAGTCGTCGCTACTGGAGACGACGAAAATGAAGCACTTAGTGCAATTGAAGATATTATGAAAAATGAAGGGCTTGGAGAGTAA
- a CDS encoding DUF1427 family protein, with protein MKEIILSLIAGIFVGILFKVIRLPLPAPPVLSGILGIVGIYLGGMFADYILKLLGK; from the coding sequence ATGAAAGAAATTATACTGAGTTTAATAGCGGGAATATTTGTCGGTATTTTATTTAAGGTAATTCGACTACCTTTACCTGCTCCTCCTGTCTTATCTGGAATCTTAGGTATTGTAGGAATTTATCTTGGCGGTATGTTTGCAGACTATATTTTAAAGCTATTAGGAAAATAA
- the deoC gene encoding deoxyribose-phosphate aldolase, whose protein sequence is MSTKLAKMIDHTLLKPESQKDQVVTLANEAKEHGFASVCVNPTWVEVAADILKGSDVLVCTVIGFPLGATTPEVKAFETKNAIENGAQEIDMVINVGALKDGNDVLVERDIRAVVEAAKGKALVKVIIETCLLTDEEKVRACELSVKAGADYVKTSTGFAGGGATVEDIALMRKTVGPDIGVKASGGVRSYEDAQAMIDAGATRIGASSGIAIVNGEEGSSDY, encoded by the coding sequence ATGAGCACGAAGCTTGCAAAAATGATTGATCATACATTGTTAAAGCCAGAATCTCAGAAAGACCAAGTGGTCACACTAGCGAATGAGGCGAAAGAACATGGATTTGCGTCTGTTTGTGTAAACCCAACTTGGGTAGAAGTGGCTGCGGACATTTTAAAGGGCAGTGACGTTTTAGTTTGTACTGTTATTGGTTTCCCGCTAGGTGCTACAACACCTGAAGTCAAAGCATTTGAAACAAAAAATGCGATTGAAAATGGTGCGCAAGAAATTGACATGGTTATTAATGTAGGTGCTCTTAAGGACGGTAACGATGTACTAGTAGAGCGTGACATTCGAGCAGTTGTTGAGGCGGCGAAAGGAAAGGCACTTGTAAAAGTTATTATTGAAACATGCTTGCTTACTGATGAAGAAAAAGTACGTGCGTGTGAGCTTTCTGTCAAAGCAGGTGCTGATTATGTCAAAACATCTACAGGTTTTGCAGGCGGTGGAGCAACTGTAGAAGATATTGCCTTAATGCGTAAAACAGTTGGCCCTGACATCGGGGTGAAAGCATCTGGCGGCGTACGTAGTTATGAAGATGCTCAAGCAATGATTGATGCAGGTGCAACACGAATTGGCGCAAGCTCTGGTATTGCAATTGTAAACGGTGAAGAGGGAAGTTCCGATTATTAA
- the ptsG gene encoding glucose-specific PTS transporter subunit IIBC has protein sequence MFKNAFGRLQKIGKALMLPVALLPAAGLLLAFGSAMQTEQTMQQLPFLQLEWVQLVASIMENAGGIVFANLSLLFAVGVAVGLAGGDGVAGLAAIIGYLVMNVTMSVVLEITPEMVEGSQAYANVLGIPTLQTGVFGGIIVGMLGAYCYNKYYTIELPSYLGFFAGKRFVPIITSVFSLFLGLIMIFIWPPVQDALNAFSHNMIDANKTLAAFVFGVIERSLIPFGLHHIFYAPFWFEFGQYVNDAGEIVRGDQKIFFAQMKDGVEQFTAGTFMTGKFPFMMFGLPAAALAMYHEARPEKKKLAAGILGSAALTSFLTGITEPLEFSFLFVAPLLFAIHAVFAGLSFMLMEILNVKIGMSFSGGAIDYLIFGVLQNRTDWWLVIPVGLVLAVIYYFGFRFAIRKFDLKTPGRETDDDASESGGKVEELPYNVLEALGGKENLTHLDACITRLRVSVKEVGKVDKNRLKSLGASGVLEVGDNIQAIFGPRSDTIKSQIQDIISGKTPPPAGEIEKEKKDPIGEDCEIPPTTSTEEESFASPIQGEILPISEVPDQVFSQKMMGDGFAIRPSDGLVTAPADGKIVNVFPTKHAIGFETTNGREVLIHFGIDTVELKGEGFEIFVEQGDEVKQGDKLMKVDLEYIREHATSTITPIVFTNLKDGEYINVNQSNVSQGEIEVASIKK, from the coding sequence ATGTTTAAAAATGCTTTCGGTAGACTGCAAAAAATCGGGAAAGCGCTTATGCTTCCGGTTGCCCTCTTACCTGCAGCAGGTCTGTTGCTTGCTTTCGGTAGTGCGATGCAAACTGAGCAAACGATGCAACAGCTTCCATTTCTGCAACTAGAATGGGTACAATTAGTTGCTTCCATTATGGAAAATGCAGGTGGAATTGTCTTCGCTAACTTATCCTTACTATTTGCCGTAGGGGTTGCAGTAGGGTTAGCCGGAGGTGACGGTGTTGCAGGCTTAGCAGCAATTATCGGTTATCTTGTTATGAATGTAACGATGAGTGTCGTGTTAGAGATTACACCTGAAATGGTTGAAGGCAGTCAAGCTTATGCAAACGTTTTAGGGATTCCAACCCTTCAAACAGGCGTATTCGGCGGTATCATAGTTGGTATGCTAGGGGCTTATTGTTACAATAAATACTATACAATCGAACTTCCATCATACTTAGGATTCTTTGCTGGGAAACGATTTGTTCCAATTATTACATCTGTCTTTTCATTGTTTCTTGGTCTTATTATGATTTTCATTTGGCCTCCTGTGCAGGATGCGCTGAATGCCTTTTCACATAATATGATTGATGCAAACAAAACATTGGCAGCATTCGTTTTCGGTGTTATTGAGCGTTCCTTGATTCCATTTGGCTTGCATCATATTTTCTATGCACCATTTTGGTTTGAGTTTGGTCAATATGTTAATGATGCAGGTGAAATCGTTCGCGGTGATCAAAAGATTTTCTTTGCTCAAATGAAAGACGGTGTAGAACAATTTACAGCAGGTACATTTATGACTGGTAAATTCCCATTCATGATGTTTGGATTACCTGCAGCAGCACTTGCGATGTATCATGAAGCTCGTCCAGAAAAGAAAAAGCTTGCAGCAGGTATTCTTGGTTCAGCTGCATTAACTTCTTTCTTAACAGGTATTACTGAGCCGCTTGAATTTTCATTCTTATTCGTAGCTCCACTTCTATTCGCTATTCATGCAGTGTTTGCAGGTTTGTCTTTTATGCTTATGGAAATCTTAAATGTAAAGATTGGGATGTCCTTCTCTGGCGGTGCTATTGACTACTTAATCTTTGGTGTGTTGCAAAATCGGACAGACTGGTGGCTTGTTATTCCTGTAGGACTTGTACTTGCTGTCATTTATTATTTTGGCTTCCGATTTGCAATTCGAAAATTCGATTTGAAAACACCTGGTCGTGAAACAGATGATGATGCATCTGAAAGCGGCGGTAAAGTAGAAGAACTTCCGTATAATGTTCTTGAAGCACTTGGTGGTAAAGAGAACTTAACTCACTTAGATGCATGTATTACGCGTTTACGTGTTTCGGTTAAGGAAGTTGGCAAAGTTGATAAAAATCGCTTGAAAAGTCTTGGAGCGTCTGGCGTTCTTGAAGTGGGAGATAACATTCAAGCAATCTTCGGTCCTCGTTCTGACACCATTAAGAGTCAGATTCAAGATATTATCTCAGGTAAGACACCACCTCCAGCAGGTGAAATAGAAAAAGAAAAGAAAGACCCGATTGGTGAAGATTGTGAAATCCCACCAACAACTTCAACAGAAGAAGAAAGCTTTGCAAGCCCAATTCAAGGTGAAATTTTACCAATTAGTGAAGTGCCAGACCAAGTATTTTCTCAAAAAATGATGGGAGATGGATTTGCAATCCGTCCATCAGATGGCTTAGTTACCGCACCTGCTGACGGTAAAATCGTAAATGTCTTTCCGACAAAGCATGCCATTGGGTTTGAAACGACAAACGGACGTGAAGTCCTAATCCATTTTGGTATTGATACTGTTGAACTAAAAGGTGAAGGCTTTGAAATCTTTGTCGAGCAAGGTGACGAAGTGAAACAAGGCGATAAATTAATGAAAGTAGATTTAGAATATATTCGTGAACACGCAACTTCTACAATTACGCCAATTGTGTTTACAAACCTTAAAGATGGTGAATATATAAATGTTAACCAAAGTAACGTTTCACAGGGCGAAATTGAAGTTGCTTCAATAAAAAAATAA
- a CDS encoding TetR family transcriptional regulator, producing MTPKISEHQRKEREKQILYAAKRVFERKGFEPTTMKDVVEESGMSRGGVYMYFGSTEELFKGVFALLDKERSNIHEHWKEINEKSAEQILVIFIEMLLQDIQTTDDEIKAFAPVILEYLSTSWRNNERRQYMKSRYEGALQFFEQFFERIIREKELNPLMSATDLAHFTLSFNEGLLLTHHHFSEEDTRLLEQYEALQRSLVHLLQINTEGKKYEGEH from the coding sequence ATGACTCCCAAAATTTCAGAACATCAAAGAAAAGAACGAGAGAAACAAATTCTATATGCTGCAAAGCGTGTATTCGAAAGAAAAGGCTTCGAACCGACAACTATGAAAGATGTCGTAGAAGAATCAGGTATGAGTCGAGGCGGAGTCTATATGTATTTCGGAAGTACAGAAGAATTATTTAAAGGGGTATTTGCATTACTTGATAAGGAACGCTCAAACATTCATGAACATTGGAAAGAAATAAATGAGAAAAGTGCCGAACAAATTCTCGTAATATTTATTGAAATGCTATTACAGGATATTCAAACAACAGATGATGAAATAAAGGCTTTTGCTCCTGTTATTTTGGAATACCTATCAACCAGCTGGAGAAACAATGAACGAAGACAGTATATGAAGTCACGTTACGAAGGGGCATTACAATTCTTTGAGCAATTTTTCGAACGAATCATACGCGAGAAAGAGCTAAACCCACTTATGTCAGCCACTGACTTAGCACATTTTACGCTTTCCTTTAACGAAGGCTTACTTTTGACACACCATCACTTTTCCGAAGAAGACACACGGCTTCTTGAGCAATACGAAGCGCTTCAACGCTCACTTGTACATTTATTGCAAATTAATACAGAGGGGAAAAAATATGAGGGAGAACATTGA
- a CDS encoding response regulator transcription factor: MKEKIMIVEDEAEIRELIELYLHNHGYETVTTDNGLEAVEMFYTESPDLVVLDILLPGADGITVCKKIRETSLIPILFLSCKREAEDIITGLELGADDYITKPFDPSILVARIKANLRRLPFRQQDSENLLKYGNLEIDLNAYLVKVNGEGINLFAKELQLLILLARNPDKVFSVDQLYSSIWGVDSFGDTRTVMVHISNLRKKIEVDPANPIFIQTVRGFGYKFSTKLPNYE, translated from the coding sequence GTGAAAGAAAAGATTATGATCGTAGAAGATGAAGCAGAGATTAGGGAGTTAATTGAGCTATACTTGCATAATCACGGGTACGAAACCGTAACAACAGATAATGGGTTGGAAGCTGTCGAAATGTTTTATACGGAATCACCAGACCTTGTCGTCCTAGATATTTTATTGCCGGGAGCGGACGGGATTACAGTATGTAAAAAGATTCGTGAAACGTCTCTCATACCGATTCTTTTCTTAAGCTGCAAGCGGGAGGCTGAAGATATTATTACTGGTCTTGAACTTGGGGCTGATGACTATATAACCAAACCATTTGACCCTAGTATTCTTGTAGCAAGGATTAAAGCGAATCTTCGCCGTCTTCCGTTTAGACAGCAGGATAGTGAAAATCTCTTAAAATACGGGAACCTTGAAATTGATTTAAATGCTTACTTGGTGAAAGTAAATGGGGAAGGGATTAATTTATTTGCAAAGGAACTACAGTTATTAATATTACTAGCAAGAAACCCTGATAAAGTGTTCAGTGTTGATCAACTTTATTCAAGCATTTGGGGAGTCGATAGTTTTGGCGACACACGTACTGTTATGGTGCATATAAGTAATCTTCGTAAAAAAATTGAAGTAGATCCTGCCAATCCAATCTTTATTCAAACAGTGAGGGGATTTGGGTATAAGTTTAGTACGAAACTTCCAAATTATGAATAA
- a CDS encoding RNA polymerase sigma factor, with amino-acid sequence MRENIDFTEMYNLYYHSIYHFLYKRTHQKESAEDLCQETFLKAYKAIDTFEKRASFKTWLYRIAYNTFISWYRKENKFFENNVKEDLLIYEPQSSFLTPEDYINLLTDEEEIQIKFKQLNKNYREVLYLKEHEDLSYKEIAMKLNWNLSKVKSTIYRARKQLKQCG; translated from the coding sequence ATGAGGGAGAACATTGACTTTACTGAAATGTATAACCTTTATTATCATAGCATTTACCACTTTTTATATAAACGAACACACCAGAAAGAATCAGCTGAAGACCTTTGCCAAGAAACTTTTTTGAAGGCCTACAAGGCGATTGATACTTTTGAAAAACGAGCCTCTTTCAAAACATGGTTATATCGCATCGCCTATAATACCTTTATTTCATGGTACCGGAAGGAGAATAAATTTTTTGAAAATAACGTGAAGGAAGATTTGTTAATATACGAGCCACAGTCCTCATTCCTTACGCCAGAAGATTACATCAACCTCCTCACCGATGAAGAAGAAATTCAAATAAAATTCAAACAATTAAACAAAAACTATCGAGAAGTACTCTATTTGAAAGAGCACGAGGACTTATCCTACAAGGAAATTGCCATGAAGCTTAACTGGAATTTATCAAAAGTTAAATCAACAATCTATCGAGCCCGAAAACAATTAAAGCAGTGTGGGTAA
- a CDS encoding class I SAM-dependent methyltransferase translates to MGREFIGLFDEWAKSYDEAVVGHDLEYKDVFINYDKILEETAEATFGHVIEFGLGTGNLTEKLITKGRSVYGVEPSAEMRTIATKKLNDVTIVDGDFLNFPAPKEPVDSITSTYAFHHLTDEEKDRAIQTYSHMLPTGGVIAFADTIFQDEEAKQAMISKSEQQGFLNLAQDLRTEYYTTIEFFEQTFEKHDFSVSFKRINDFVFLMTAVKR, encoded by the coding sequence ATGGGCCGTGAATTTATCGGTTTATTTGATGAGTGGGCTAAGTCTTATGATGAAGCGGTTGTAGGACACGACCTTGAGTATAAAGATGTATTTATCAATTATGACAAAATCCTAGAAGAAACGGCCGAAGCTACTTTTGGCCATGTAATTGAATTCGGCCTTGGAACAGGAAACTTAACAGAAAAACTAATAACAAAAGGACGAAGCGTTTATGGGGTTGAACCTTCTGCAGAAATGCGGACAATTGCAACGAAGAAACTAAATGATGTTACAATAGTAGATGGAGATTTTCTGAATTTTCCCGCGCCGAAAGAACCGGTTGACAGCATCACCAGTACGTATGCTTTTCATCATTTAACAGATGAAGAGAAAGATCGAGCGATTCAAACTTATAGTCATATGCTTCCTACAGGTGGAGTCATTGCATTTGCAGATACAATTTTTCAAGACGAAGAAGCAAAGCAAGCGATGATTTCAAAATCCGAGCAACAAGGCTTCCTGAACCTTGCTCAAGATTTAAGAACAGAGTATTACACGACAATCGAATTTTTTGAGCAAACATTTGAGAAGCATGACTTTTCAGTATCTTTCAAGCGTATAAATGATTTTGTCTTCTTAATGACAGCTGTTAAACGGTAA
- a CDS encoding dicarboxylate/amino acid:cation symporter encodes MRNFGLLPRIILAIGLGILIGSFVPEWTIQLFSTFNGIFGNFLGFAIPLIIIGFIAPGIGQMGRGAGKLLSLTAGIAYLSTVIAGTLAFGTGSFLFPKFLQTGAFLENIENPEEVLLSPFFEVEMQPIMDVMTALLLSFTLGLGIAALKSDALQNVMIDFRSIIEKLISVIIIPLLPFHIFGIFANMTHGGQVAAIMSTFAKVFVVIIALHIVMLMIQYTTAGILARKNVFSLLKTMMPAYFTALGTQSSASTIPVTLRQTKKNGIRERIADFVVPLCATIHLSGSTITLVSCSMAVMFLNGQTPTFATLFPFILMLGVTMIAAPGVPGGAVMAALGLLQSMLGFNETMVSLMIALYLAQDSLGTACNVTGDGAIATIVDKLSPSKSLKHISESKAG; translated from the coding sequence ATGCGAAACTTTGGATTACTACCCAGGATTATTTTGGCGATTGGCCTCGGTATTTTAATCGGTTCTTTCGTTCCAGAATGGACGATTCAATTATTTTCCACCTTTAACGGTATTTTTGGAAATTTCCTTGGATTTGCGATTCCACTTATTATTATTGGTTTTATTGCGCCTGGAATTGGACAAATGGGACGAGGCGCCGGCAAACTGCTATCATTAACAGCTGGAATTGCTTATCTTTCAACAGTTATTGCAGGAACACTTGCATTTGGTACAGGTTCTTTTCTTTTTCCAAAGTTCCTTCAAACAGGAGCGTTTCTAGAAAATATAGAGAACCCTGAAGAAGTTCTTTTATCTCCTTTCTTTGAAGTCGAAATGCAGCCAATTATGGATGTGATGACAGCATTGCTTTTATCATTCACACTTGGCCTAGGTATTGCAGCCCTTAAGAGCGACGCACTTCAAAATGTGATGATTGACTTTCGTAGTATTATCGAGAAATTAATTTCAGTAATTATTATTCCGCTATTGCCGTTTCATATTTTCGGTATCTTCGCAAACATGACACACGGCGGACAAGTTGCTGCTATTATGTCAACATTTGCGAAAGTGTTTGTTGTAATTATTGCTCTTCATATCGTTATGTTAATGATTCAATATACAACAGCAGGAATCCTAGCAAGAAAGAATGTTTTTTCACTATTAAAAACAATGATGCCAGCCTACTTTACGGCCCTTGGTACCCAATCTTCTGCTTCAACTATTCCTGTGACACTACGTCAAACAAAGAAAAACGGTATCCGTGAACGTATTGCAGATTTTGTTGTTCCTTTGTGTGCAACCATTCATCTGTCTGGAAGCACGATTACATTAGTCAGCTGTTCAATGGCTGTTATGTTTCTAAATGGACAAACCCCAACGTTTGCCACTCTATTTCCGTTTATCCTTATGCTAGGTGTAACAATGATTGCTGCTCCAGGTGTGCCCGGTGGTGCAGTAATGGCGGCTCTTGGTTTACTACAATCTATGCTTGGCTTTAATGAAACAATGGTTTCACTTATGATCGCTCTTTACCTTGCACAGGATAGCTTAGGTACAGCTTGCAATGTTACAGGCGATGGCGCGATTGCTACTATTGTTGATAAGCTAAGTCCTTCTAAATCACTTAAACATATATCAGAATCAAAAGCAGGCTAA
- a CDS encoding S-ribosylhomocysteine lyase: protein MAEKMNVESFNLDHTKVKAPYVRLVGVTEGTKGDKIYKYDIRICQPNKDHMKMPALHSLEHMMAEFVRNHLDNVLDVGPMGCQTGFYLAVVNNDSYEDILDALDKTLNDVLLATEVPACNEVQCGWAASHSLEGAQEIAQKMLAKKDEWTEVFA, encoded by the coding sequence ATGGCTGAAAAAATGAATGTTGAAAGCTTTAACCTTGACCACACGAAAGTAAAAGCACCATACGTACGTCTTGTAGGAGTAACAGAAGGTACGAAAGGCGATAAAATCTATAAATATGATATTCGTATCTGCCAACCAAACAAGGATCATATGAAGATGCCTGCCCTTCACTCCCTTGAACATATGATGGCAGAGTTTGTTCGTAACCACCTTGATAATGTTCTTGATGTAGGACCAATGGGTTGCCAAACAGGCTTCTACCTTGCAGTTGTCAATAATGACAGCTACGAAGACATTTTAGATGCACTTGATAAAACATTAAATGACGTACTTCTTGCCACAGAAGTACCTGCGTGCAACGAAGTTCAATGCGGTTGGGCAGCAAGCCACAGCCTTGAAGGAGCACAAGAAATCGCACAAAAAATGCTTGCTAAAAAAGATGAATGGACAGAAGTTTTCGCATAA
- the ptsP gene encoding phosphoenolpyruvate--protein phosphotransferase, whose amino-acid sequence MSQSIQGIAASRGIAIAKAYRLENPELTIEKKNVENVDEEIGRLDQALQTSQGELEKIKTRAFEELGADKAEIFSAHLLVLNDPELINPVKEKIQNENVNAEFALNETADMFINMFEQMDNEYMKERAADIRDVTKRVLSHLLGVNFSNPSMISEQVIIIAEDLTPSDTAQLNKKFVQAFTTDIGGRTSHSAIMARSMEIPAVVGTKSVMADIKNDDIVIVDGLDGHVIVNPSEEEIAQYEKKREEHEAKKAEWAKLVNEPTVTSDDHHVELAANIGTPEDVEGVLNNGGEGIGLYRTEFLYMGRDNLPTEEEQFTAYKAVLEKMGDKPVVVRTLDIGGDKELPYLDLPKELNPFLGFRAIRLCLEEQEIFRTQLRALLRASVHGNLKIMFPMIATLQEFRDAKAILEDERAKLQKENVQVADHIEIGMMVEIPSVAVMAVQFAKEVDFFSIGTNDLIQYTMAADRMNEKVSYLYQPYNPAILRLVKNVIDAAHEEGKWAGMCGEMAGDSIAIPLLLGLGLDEFSMSATSILRARSQMLHLSKAETEAAMETILSMGTTEEVMTYVQEKFNA is encoded by the coding sequence ATGTCACAAAGCATTCAAGGTATTGCAGCATCAAGAGGCATTGCAATTGCAAAGGCATATCGTCTTGAAAACCCTGAGCTAACGATTGAAAAGAAAAACGTTGAAAATGTCGATGAAGAAATTGGTCGCCTTGATCAAGCGCTTCAAACTTCTCAAGGGGAGCTTGAAAAAATTAAAACACGGGCATTTGAAGAACTAGGAGCTGACAAAGCGGAAATCTTTTCCGCTCATCTCCTCGTTCTTAATGACCCTGAGTTAATTAATCCTGTAAAAGAGAAGATCCAAAACGAAAATGTTAATGCTGAATTTGCTTTAAATGAAACAGCAGATATGTTTATTAATATGTTTGAACAAATGGACAATGAATATATGAAAGAGCGTGCAGCGGATATTCGCGATGTAACAAAACGTGTTCTTTCTCATTTACTTGGTGTGAATTTTTCAAACCCAAGCATGATTTCTGAACAAGTGATTATTATCGCTGAAGATTTAACTCCATCAGATACAGCACAGTTAAACAAGAAATTTGTACAAGCGTTTACGACTGATATTGGTGGACGTACATCACACTCTGCAATTATGGCTCGTTCAATGGAAATCCCAGCTGTTGTCGGTACAAAGAGTGTCATGGCCGATATTAAAAATGATGATATCGTAATCGTGGATGGGCTAGACGGTCATGTAATCGTTAATCCATCTGAAGAAGAAATCGCTCAGTATGAGAAGAAGCGTGAAGAGCATGAAGCGAAAAAAGCTGAATGGGCTAAGCTTGTTAATGAACCGACAGTTACAAGTGATGATCATCATGTTGAACTAGCTGCTAATATTGGAACGCCAGAAGATGTAGAAGGTGTATTGAACAATGGTGGCGAAGGAATTGGGCTTTATCGTACAGAGTTTCTGTATATGGGCCGCGACAATCTTCCAACAGAGGAAGAACAGTTCACAGCATACAAAGCTGTACTCGAAAAAATGGGTGATAAGCCAGTCGTTGTTCGTACGCTTGACATTGGAGGAGACAAAGAGCTTCCATACCTTGACTTACCAAAAGAATTAAATCCATTCTTAGGCTTTCGGGCCATTCGCCTTTGCTTAGAGGAACAAGAAATCTTCCGAACGCAACTTCGTGCACTTCTTCGCGCAAGTGTACATGGTAATTTGAAAATTATGTTCCCGATGATTGCAACACTACAAGAGTTTCGTGATGCCAAAGCCATTCTAGAAGATGAAAGAGCGAAGCTACAGAAAGAGAATGTACAAGTTGCAGACCACATCGAAATCGGAATGATGGTGGAAATTCCATCAGTTGCAGTAATGGCTGTTCAATTTGCGAAGGAAGTTGATTTCTTTAGCATCGGTACAAATGATTTAATTCAATATACAATGGCTGCTGACCGTATGAATGAGAAGGTTTCATATTTGTATCAACCATACAACCCAGCGATTTTGCGCCTTGTGAAGAATGTTATTGATGCAGCGCATGAAGAAGGAAAGTGGGCAGGTATGTGTGGTGAAATGGCCGGCGATTCAATTGCTATTCCACTACTACTTGGTCTTGGCCTTGATGAGTTCAGTATGAGTGCTACATCAATTCTTCGAGCAAGAAGTCAAATGCTACATCTATCGAAAGCAGAGACAGAAGCAGCAATGGAGACCATTCTTTCAATGGGAACAACTGAAGAAGTTATGACATATGTTCAAGAAAAATTTAATGCATAA